DNA from Hippocampus zosterae strain Florida chromosome 18, ASM2543408v3, whole genome shotgun sequence:
TGCAGTTGCTGAGCACCACTCGAGTGGCCCCGCGCCGGTTTGTCAAGAATCCCACATAGTGGCAATTGTCCACCAGGTTGTGGCGCCACTCCAGGCCATCGCGCCCCCAGTACTCCACCGTGAAGCGCTTGGAGACCAGGTGAGGGGTGAGAGTCAGGTTTAAGTGGAAGTGCTTCCCGTAGGCGGAGAGTCTGTAGAAAAGCTGGGAATCGGGCGGCTCCGGATACGGGCCCGCCGAGGGGTCGGCCGCCCCGCGTCTCCGCCGTCCGGGTCGGTGGTGCTTCACGGCGTAGCTCAGGAACTCGCCATTCTCATCCACTCGCACGGGAACAGTCAGCTGGTAGTGCTGCAGGTAGGACAGGAACTCCTCTGTGAACGCACGCCATGAATGCTCAGGTTAAGGGGACCGCCAGAAGTCCGGACAACAGCAATGCTGCGCTTATCGCATGCTCGGTAGTTGGTAATTCACATGATTGGCAAACGCGAACCCTCAGATGTCAACCATTCCAGGATTCCAAACTCAAGGTTTGTTTCGATATCCTACCTTGGGAGTTGTGTAGAAGTGGATCGACGCTCTGAAATTCGGAAGCAGCCATGACCACCAGGCTCAATGTCCAAGTCAGCGCCTTCCACAAAATTTCCATAATTCTGGGAAAGATGTGACATGAGGGAAAGGGTGGCGGAGGATGGGATGGgatggaggaggaaggggaagtGGGCGCTACAGCCGGACTAAAAACATGCGCTCAGTCCGAGGCCAAACCATAACAACTCCATGGTTTGCACCTCCTCGCTGGCTTggggggagggagtgggggagggggggagaataGGTCTGCGCGTATCCCGGATGCTCAGATTTCTCCCGGAGGCAAAAGCGTCCACGTTGCGGCGGAGGCCTCACGATTCATGTCCGCAGCTTGGCCAAAACGCGGCGATCCATCAGACGCTCAGGTGGCGGTCCGGAGAGGAAGCTCTAAATGGGAAACTCGCCTGGGCCCAGCCATCTGCATTCCTGCCAAAGGGAATCCATCAAGGCGTTACGACCACTCTTGCTTCACTCGTCAACCACTCTTGTGTTGTAGCAAAGCACAGGCTCACGGGTTGGACCGGAGTCTGATTGACATGACCACCGTTGCTAAGATGAAGGTCCAAAATGTGCCGACGCTCAAAGAAGATCCAACCAAGACTGATGAGTAAGCGGCATCTGTCACCGGTGAAGGAAGGTTTTCATCATCTTTAATGCTAACGACTAAAATATGCGAGGACATGACGCGAAGATATTTGACGAGATTGGAACAAAatccaactaagatggatgaatCAAAGGGTAACATTTCCATCCATAAATGCAgcgaatggatggttggatacatcaaagacaatgaccagaacatgttttttgtttcaattattatttttttgatcagACAATCTTCAGTCTTTAGCTATCGTGGGACTGACTTCAGAGTCTCCAAGCACCCAAAGTTTGTTTTGGTGACGATGATTGTTTGTCCTCAATGAGCAAAATGACAACTTGGATGTTTGCCAATATCAAAGACAGTCTTCTGTGAAATCAACGCGTGGGTAGTAAAGCTCTAGTAAAGAGTGGCTTTTTGGACAGCACTTAAGTCATTTCTTAAACAACAAGCACCTGTTGTCATACAGTTTGGTCAAGTTAGTGGAGCGCTATTTACCATGGTCGTGGTCAGCTCAGGTCCAAGTGTGCAGGATGTGCGTCCAGAAAGCCGATGTCCGCCCCACGAAGCACCGGCCCGGTGCGTGCTCCTGCGCTCATGTCCTGGCGGGCTCCTCGGTCATCCTTTCGCCTGCGCATGGAAGCAACCCGGTCGCTCGAagtcaaaaccaaacaaaacaatgcacGCTCTTGCAGCGGGGGCTCCCTCTCTATTTCCAACCCGTTATAAATCTTGACTCAGGTTGGCTTAAAAAGTGAGTTCAGGTTGCAAGAGGATGCATGCAAAGCCAGAGAGCGAGTAGGGCTGTCGGCTTTGGAGGGGGGACGGAGGGGGGGTAATTCCTACTCATTGCACTCACCGGGGTATGTCCCACTCGCCCGGCGTTCAAATTGGCAgctctttttctctctgtctctcttttaGGGAGGCGGTGACGTCAGTGcagatgtctctctctctctctctctctcgctcactcccccccaccccccatcctaTCCCCAAATCATCCGTGCTCGTGTCCATCCGGGCAAAAACCTCAGCAACCCCTCCGGGTTTCTCCCACAAAGTTGAGCTGTCGTCACGGTGACGAACTACTTTTCATCGTTgccctttttttaattcatgaaagTAGTCATGAGAAATCGACGATTGTGTTCCACGGTGACTCTGAAAGGCTTAGCGGTGAGGGTGACTTTTTGTCACACGCAAGTGATCATTAAGTGCCAAAACACGACTCGCTTCACTATGTGGTAGGCAGCGACCCCGTCAGGCTGAACGAAGATGTGCAACCTGTCAGCCTCTGCACTTTCTGACCTGGCACCACCCCCGTGAGGCCGAACAGTGGAACTGCAGTCCGTGTGTAAATTTGTGAGTAAACGTTGTATCGGTGTATCGCCTATACGCTTTGTGTATTTGTAATGTAAGCAAAGGTTGGGAAAGACCGAGTTCGTAGAACATAAAATGTACGTTTGTCTTTCGCAACCGAGTTGTGGTCGCCTCTTGATAAGAGAGGGAAGTAGACGTTCACACTTGAGTAGTTCCTCTCCACTTGTGTAGTGAACCAAGGTGGAAAGCGTGGAAGCAACCATGTCAACTTTGTAACTGCGGTACTAACCCAACAATCATcacgtttacaaaaaaaatgacacattttttcccTCGCGTTTTTCATGTGATGTTACTcgtgatgtgtttgtttttttctcctctaataTAACCCAATACATTTTGGATTTCACTCAAGCGTCAGGTGCTGCtctgagtaagaaaaaaaagcaggggcGTGATCTTCAATAAAACATCCCAGCTAGATAAGGCCGCAACGGACGTCTCCCCCCCTTCATCACTTCCTCATCAGCGGAATCTCACACGGTAAGAGTCGCCTATTATTCTCTTTTCAGAAATGAGTAGGATTGCTACTTTCTTTTGCAATATGGCTCATTTTCTCAGTGTCTTAAATGAAGATGTGAAATGTAATCcaatatgtattttattattaccaCCGAGGAACATATTTTGCAACACACCGAGCGGTTGTTCTCTAACTGGGCTCTGCAAGCCATAGTGTGGTGGTCAAAAAagcttttgaaataaataatatatctttttttttttaatgggcataAATGCTTTTGTGGACTGGCATGCCCATAAAACAAATCACTTCATGACTCCTGCCTACCTTAtttttcgggttaaaataaATCTCTGCTATGATTCTTTGACATTTATGcatgaagacatttttgtactttgtatgcagcaaaaGCTATCTTACTACTGGAagaaagtcaactttttttctgactttcAAAACTTTTGCTACAGCGACAAGCTCCTTCTTATCCCAGACATCCCTCATGGCGGTGACCAGCCAACCAGGCAGATATCCAGCCTCGGACTTCCAGACCGGCTTGTGCGACTTCTGCGACGATTGTGGAACTTGTAAGTTTTCTAAATGTAAAAAGTCTCTTTAAGTCCCCTGCATCAATATGCAAAATTGTTGTTTCCATTTCAAACTTGACAGTGGCATGTTGAGCCCATGCGCCACAAACAGTTGACCTACAGTCGTcaagaataaatacataaaaatgagCAAGCAATAAAACGATCAAAGTCTACGGCGCAGCTCCAAATAACCGTCATGGCAATAAATCAGCCAGTTTTAACGGACATATCAAGTGGGTTTGGCATCACGTGGAGCAATTTTGCAACATAGAGATGGTAGTAGtcgagcggttagcacgtcgacgtcacagtgcagaggttcaacgtgttcatgttctccccatgcttgcgtgggttttctccgggtactcccacattccaaaaacatgcatggcaggctgattgaacactcccaaATTGTCCCAGAATATTGACAAAATGCTCCTACGGAAGGTCGCCGCATTAGGATGTTCCACTAGTGCACTTACTAAGTGAGGACAGAGAGCCTACGAGTACAAAGTAACAACTGAGAGTGTGTGgaggtgcacccccccccccccccccccccgttgcgtTGCTCATCCCCTTCTCCTTGTCGCGTCCGCAGGCTGCTACGGCCTGTGGTGCTTCCCGTGCTTGAGCTGCACCATCGCCGGCGACATGGACGAGTGCTGCCTGTGCGGCCTGAGCATGGCCATCCGCAGCGTCTACCGGACCCGCTACAACATTAACGTATGTGCCCAGTGGGTCCGTTGTTATGAAAACATGCCCGTGAGGTCTGTTGAGGAGAGAAAATCGGATTTCGCGGATTTTACGAAAACacaaatttcaaggcaacatgCTATGCTAGTCATGTctaattcattattattattttttttttaaaccaaattcaggttaattgaagactaaaaTGCGGTTGGTCTTtctgaaaattcattttttttatgaaggcATGCATATTAGGTTCTGTGAagactaccggtacttgaattTTCTAAGCCTGCAAGTTAATTTTATTGAAGACTACATCATCGTCATGTTTACAAAGCAGCTTGGGTTCATTGAAGATTTAACTGTGAAAGTCAGTTCGTCTGTTACATTCACTGAATACAAAAAGCTTTAAATTTTCCAAAATAGGTACAGTATGTCGGGTTCAaatgtctacttttttttttaaacaaaaacttGGGTTGTGATTTGACGACATAGGCATTCATAAAAATACAGCTTAGGCTCACTGAAGACCATGTTGACTTTTTGCGAAAATATAGCTAGCTATAGTTAGAGACCAAAGTTACTTTCATTTTATAGACGTGACCAAAAACACGGACTTTAGGTTGATTGGGAGACACTAAATTGTCTCGGGTTTAAAACTTTGAACTTGTCAATGACTGTCATCCTTTTACGGAATAACTAGAATTGCGAAATGAGCCACATCAACCAGTGTCGGTTTTGCTTTTTCATTGCTGACGCCAAACTTCCTTTGTGACAATGAGACTGCGAGTTTACTCAGCGAGCCGTTGTtctccactctctctctctctctggcactccagtaagataagataagatatcctttatttgtcccacactggggaaatttacagcctccagcagcaagaatgtaggtagaaagaagaaacaagAGAGACAAGACAAGAGTACGAGATGTATGTCTCAAGATCTCAATGCGTGCGGCTCAGCGTTTGCGCCTGACGTTGTGTTTGCAGGGTTCCCTGTGCAGCGACTACATGGCGAACGCGTGCTGCCTGGTGTGTGCCACCTGCCAACTGAAGCGAGACATCGACCGGAGAAAGGAACAAGGCatcttctgaaaaaaaaggagggggctcCCAAGCCAAACCTCCTGACCCGGTGAGTTCAACATGACACACCCCAAGAATGGGAAAGATAAGTTAAATCCGGCTGCAGCGGGATGGGAAAGCCGCTTTCTATCGTCATCAAAAGAGGTCACGATTGGTCAGGACCTTGGTGTTGTgaacgccttttttttttgtgatttgttgCAGGTGCCATCATCTCTGCGAAGTGCGAAGCGTCTTTGTGTATGAGCGTGGAGGTGGCGTTGTTTCAATAAAACAGCTTTTAATTGGGAGCCGGCCGGTGGTTACGCTTTTGTTTGTCGGTGCGAAGGTTTGAATCGGCCCAGCTCCTGAGCAAAGAGCTAGATGGTGTCCGTCAGAACTCCTTGGCTCACCCTCTTGAGGAGACGCCCAGGTGACGCGCAAAGCGCTTCATTCCTGTCCAAACATGGGCATGGTTTATCAGCGTCTGACGCGAGCGAGACTCGGCCGCACCTTTCAAAGTCCAGGTGAGTCCAAATGGTCGCGTTTTATCGGATGACATGCTTTCCGCGATTTATGAGTGGACAACGTGGCACCGCTGATTGCACTGAGACTCGATTATGCGCCTCTAACAGAAACTAGGGAGGATATCACATGTCACGTAACTCATGGTTTTGGCCGCCGTGCGCATGTGTCATGTTTCCCACCATGGACTACGGAAGGGACAAGGCTTAGGGAGGGAGGTGCTACAATTGCTCGCCTCAGTCGCATGGTAAAATGTGAGGGAACGGTGCTTTTTTTCAGATTTGAGTCATTTAGTCCCCTCataccccccctccaaaaaaaaaacccctacatATGAATGCATTAATAAATTATAATTACAcaccaaacaatttttttaaatctaaaatgtgtcttttatgttgtttaaaaaaagttgatgcAAACTGTACTTGTTCAATCAAGTCTGAAATGTATATGGAAGGACATCATTCCAGTATGGCCAAAGCTAAAATGTCTTTCAAATACACCATCAAAGACTTTGCATAAAGAGGAATGTTGTCGACAAGATTATCAGTGTTTcacaaattcccccccccccccccccaaaaaaaagacattcatcTGAGGCACCCAAGCATCTCCAATGTTTGCAAAATCCTTTTTACCAACATGCTGTGAACCTTTTTGTAGTTTTTCAGCGGTGTCACGAAAAACGGCAGATGGGAGTCGCTGGCCAGGCCGTGTGCAAGTTTAATCAGATTTTATGTCAACACCGAGCGTCGTCGCGGCTTACACACCAGAGCGCTTGTGTCGTCAACGCAAACATGAGTCACTGCGGGGAGGGGCAAGAAAAGTTTGCCCTCGGAATATTCAGCCAATGGGATGCGAGCGGCGGAGGGATGGATTTCCTTTTCGGCGCACCTTGCGATGATGCTTCTGAGTGGTAAGACGGAACTTCAAGACGGGGGGGGCTGTAGCTGGGGCGACTTTTACTGACTCATTTGGGTCTCCATGGCTTGGGCGGCCCACTCGGGAGCCGCTTGTCGGATCTTTTCCAGGAGATTGTTGACCTGGAAACACAGCGACTGGATCTGCTTGTCCCACGTGGGAAGCGGCTCTCGCGCTGAAAGCGAAAGAAAAATGGTGTCGTTATCTTTTATCTCGGGCCTCGGGTCGACGTACTCGGGCGCTCTTTGTCCTCGCTGATAGGAAGACAAACGCTTCgaagaaattaaaataaaaaagaacagTCAGGCCTGACTGATAAAGAGTATAAGGGAGCCCCCTGCTGTCCGTGCAACACATTGCACTGAGTAAATGTTCAAAAATCTCGTTTTTCACCACGGCTGCAAAACAACGAAGCACTCACTCTCAAAGTGTACGATGCCGTCAATCTGGTCGATGAAGCCGTTCATGCGTCCTTCGGTGATCATCTGCGACGCAATCTTCTCAGCCTATCGacagaagtaaaaaaataataataataattcaatacaATGATGCATTGTTGACAGGAGGAAAACTAAATCAACATAGCAACAAACACCAGTTCAAAGTGGCACATTTGGGAAGCACaaaggcggcgtcatgggcggcCCTTTGGCCGCGTCTAATTTCCCCTCACTTTGGCCGGAGGGATTTCCAAGAGTGCGCCGAGCTCTTCGAAGGTGATGTTGTTGTAAAGTTTACTGGCGGAGAGCAGATTGTGTTCGATCACAGCTCTGTccaggatgctggagcctaaagAAAAGTTCCGGGTTCATATCAATAATCAGGATTCAATGATAGAAATGATATCAATACATCGGctccattaaaaaacaacaacaacaaaaacgggaACTTAAAAAATGTCGTTTTGACAGGTCCGGGCGTCCCGAATGCTGCAACCGACAGGGCGAACAGGAAGTTCCTGGTGGCTACTGACCGTCCGCCGTGGTGGCCTTCTGGTGAGGCATAAGCATGGCGGCAAACTCCTGCAGCTGGTTCCCCCGGATGATGCGGTCCAGGTACATTTTCTCCAGGATCCCGTAGGCGGCCAGCTGTTGGCAGCGCTCGTCCTTGAAGAGGGTGGCCAACATGCGGGACCGTTGCTGGCCTGGAATTCCGTCAACATTGAAGATGACCATCGACAAAGTCCCACCCTACCATTGGCGCCGATGCCAATTTAGCGCTTTTACCGCTAGCTTTAGGTACATTGATTACATTTGCAAAAAGAAAACCGTGGGgcaatagtaagatcatctcTGGATCATTGGATAAGGAAcaaaatagacttttttttttggaaacaacattcccccccaaaataagtCGGTACCTGCGGACGCCAAAATGGTGCAGTTGAGCGCGTGCTTGAGCGCCTCGAGACGCTCGCTCTCATGGACGATGGATTTGTAAGACAGCTCGTTGTACCGCTGCGCGGCTTCAATGAACTTCCTCCTGAAGTCGAGGACTCTGGCGTAGCATACCTAAGTGGGAGGGCCACGCATTACACAATGGGACTCCGCAGTCTTTGGTGCCACAAGTGGGACGCTCATTTCAGGTCCGACTAATGAACTAGCCCCCCCATACCGGGCTCTTTTAAAatcggctttaaaaaaaatccacatcagaTTTGAATCCGTGTGGACCGACCGCCATCGTTTGACAAGCGGGATGAGGATTTCACTCACCTTGTAATGTATTTGCAGTTGCTCGTTGGAGGACTCGTTCTGGAGCAGCGAGGCTCTGTTGATGTAGGCCTCGGCCTGCACCGGGTCGTCGTCCTCCAAGTAGAGACGGGCTATTTTCAGGTAGGTGTCCAACTTGTAGTCGACATTATATTGCCTAGACGAGACCGAGTGAGAACGGTGAAAAGATTAGGAAGGATCCGCTGGGTGGAAAGAAGCCGCTTGTGCCTTACTTTTGCCCCGTCTCGAGAGGAATGCCGACTAAAACCTGGGCGGCGTTCCTCCAGTCGCCCTCCTTTTCGTAAATGGTCGCTAAGTGCTGTCTGATGGAGGCCACCTGAGCATTGTTAAGAACATCGCCGTAACGTGCCGCTAAAAAGACACAGCGACCGACTGGTATTCACATatatgtgcgtatgtgtgtataCCTGCTCCTCGAAGGAAATGACCCTCGGCTGGATCTTCTCCAAGGTGAAGTGATACACCGCCTTGGCCGTGGCGTCGGGCAAGTTGGGCAGATGTGTGCAGAAGTCGGTGAGCAGCTGTCTTGAGATGACTAGACTCACGTTTTCATTGACCACTAcaaggggttaaaaaaaaagagaaatctgTATTCTTCTGGAGAAAAATACTCCACGTTATCAAGCACGGGAAAAGTGTATTGCGGTGCTTCATACTTGCTTCAACAAAGGCTTTCAAGGATTCGAGCTGATCTGCATCTGTGAACTGGACTGCCTTTTCCAAGATTTGTCGATATCTTAAAAGAGATAATATGAGATTATGATGCAAATGTTTTCACACTTTAAAACTACTCTCAACGATATAATGTAGAATGTTGACCATCGTTGAGCTCAAAGTCCTTGCTAGATACTAacatgaaaatgtgcaaattgtCCCAACGTCTGTCTGGCACGTACTTtcagtttacatattttaatctaCAAAGATAAAACTGttttaatcataaaaacatttaatttgaaaaagaaacaccCATTTCGCTTGCGAAGCAAagaagctaacgttagcttagcTTGGTCTGTCATAGTCAGCCCTGCACCGCTTGAGTCAAACGGGGTGCCTCATATTCTGTATCCAggtatgaatgaaaaaataaataacacgttTCACGTGAGCACCGCGTACTTGGCTGAGAGGTCTTTGTGGGAGCCAAACGAATTCATCAGCTGTGCGAGCTCCTGCCGCACTTCAGTGGCCATGGTCGCGCCGTCCGGGTTGTCAACAACACTACTTCCGCCACCAAAAGTGGAAACTTCCGCTTAGTGATGAGTTTTTTTAGTCATGATAGCCATAATGACTGCTCAATGTTAGTTTCGTATGGcacttttaaaatgcaatttcaatTTAATGGAAAGAATGACAGGGTCCCAACGATCCCGCTCACAATTAGGGGATAATATTGCCCACAGACACTCGATTGTGGAATCCGCGAACGACTTTTTCAGATCTATGATTTCAAGTTTGCTAATTTATCCGTTTATGTTACATCAAATTAAGAGCAACTGTGCATTCATGGAAAATGTCGGTTGTAGTGTGTTGGTCTACTGAAAGTTTATACTCGATGCGCACgtaacgcgcgcgcgcacagaaATTTACACACGTGTGACAACTGCTACGGTAACTTTAAGAATGACGTCAGTGTGACGTTGATGCGGAAGGCGTGGCCGACCTGTGAAATGTCAGGGAGGAATGGCGCTCGGCGCGGTATTTTGAACAATCGTCTTTTGCGCTGCTCGTTTCGCTCGCAAACGCTGGCCCGGGTCAGATAACTCAGGTAAGTGCAACTCGGTGCCGGAGGCTGGCCGCGGTTCCGGCGGAagacaccaccaccacaacacgCGAAACTGTTTTTAATGTGGACAAAATAAACGCAGAGCTGAAGCTAGCTTGGGTTAGCGCTGCTCGGCAAGTTTGCTAGGAGTACAGACAGCAGTTGTGCTCCTCGCCCTGGATGATGCCGCTTCATACTGGGGCCCGGCCGTCTGACAAGCAACTTCCGCCCCTCAAAGTCTCCAGTTTAGGCAATTTTACAAACAGAGGCAAAGAATCTCCGCTTTCACGGACACATCAAGTTGTCCGAAGTAGGCGCTAACGTCCCATAGTCGATAACTGGACGTTTATTTTTGCAAGTGTTGTTTTGGTGGTGTGGTGTTAATTCACCACACTTGCGTATCATGTCCacattgttctctttttttctggtgGACTTTTCCGCAGTGCTAGTGAGCTGACGTTTTAAAGATGAGAtccgatacacacacacacatatataaataaatatatatgtgggggggggggttaagcagctgatttattgcttgtgtCACAATACAACCTGTTaaagatacccccccccccacacacacacacaaaatcaaataatgcATCTAAAAAGGCCATTTTAATGAGTCTTAGAATCGAtagtattttgttttccacTATCGGAATGATCTCAAGTGACAGATGGGGAGAAGGGTATCGCAAAACTAAATTTAGCCACGTTCGCCAAGAGTGTATAACCTCTTTGCATATTCGTGCAAACTTTTAGGTCACTGTATAACGTGTTTTTTCGCTTcgtttaatattttttgtttcaaataaaaaagacaGCACCCTCCCTTCTGTTAGCTCGCTGTTAGCCGTGAAGCTAGCAGGACTGATGACGAGAGAAAAATGGCGGATCATTCGAAATCCAAGCCCGGCCTGAAATAGTAACGCAACCAAATAGCTTGCTGGCCCCCTCTCTCATCCTACCCCCCGGATTGGAGCCTTCTTGCCGGGATTGTTTTCATTTCCCTCCACACAtagaaagtaccggtaatacaaCTTTGCGGCTGTTTGTACAAAAGCAGCCGGTTAGCCAAGCTTTGAGCAAGCGAGCCCCTCAGTGGGGAAGATACAAAGATTCTGCCggcgatgaggatgatgatgaatgtCGTCGTCGTTCACCTCTTCTCAGCTGTCAGTGTCATTTGTAACGCTTTTCTGGTGACGGTAAAGATCGCTTACTGGCACCAGTAATTTCGAAAAGACGATGTTTGGGGTGGGTGGGCTAACGTTAGCTGGGTCATCCTGGCTGGTTTGTTTACGTTCTCCGCAAAGCTTTTAAAAGGGGAACACAAACGTTCTTAAGCAAGGCACCTGTGTTTACTTTTCATTATTAAGACATTTGCGCTTACGGATCATGAATGTTGTGCTGAAATGTGTTGTTCTGCATTCTAGAACTACTACAACTCTCAACTTAGACCTCCAGTGGGGCGACCTTTTGTGTTTATGCTGTAAACTTGGTCAATAACTGCAGCTACCTGCTTCCTGTCAAGAAGGTCACGTGGATAATTAAAGTTTTGTGAATCTAAACGAGACAATCCACGGCTCCAGAttaattcttttctttttagatttttttttaataggagcACAGTGGCCCCTACCCTGAAATAGTAAGGCTGCAAGTGCAGA
Protein-coding regions in this window:
- the LOC127591599 gene encoding placenta-specific gene 8 protein-like; this encodes MAVTSQPGRYPASDFQTGLCDFCDDCGTCCYGLWCFPCLSCTIAGDMDECCLCGLSMAIRSVYRTRYNINGSLCSDYMANACCLVCATCQLKRDIDRRKEQGIF
- the cops4 gene encoding COP9 signalosome complex subunit 4; protein product: MATEVRQELAQLMNSFGSHKDLSAKYRQILEKAVQFTDADQLESLKAFVEAMVNENVSLVISRQLLTDFCTHLPNLPDATAKAVYHFTLEKIQPRVISFEEQVASIRQHLATIYEKEGDWRNAAQVLVGIPLETGQKQYNVDYKLDTYLKIARLYLEDDDPVQAEAYINRASLLQNESSNEQLQIHYKVCYARVLDFRRKFIEAAQRYNELSYKSIVHESERLEALKHALNCTILASAGQQRSRMLATLFKDERCQQLAAYGILEKMYLDRIIRGNQLQEFAAMLMPHQKATTADGSSILDRAVIEHNLLSASKLYNNITFEELGALLEIPPAKAEKIASQMITEGRMNGFIDQIDGIVHFETREPLPTWDKQIQSLCFQVNNLLEKIRQAAPEWAAQAMETQMSQ